The DNA segment ACAGCACACCCTACAGTGTCTAATACAACATTAAAATAATGCATCaatattcaaattattttatatttttttatttgattattttatttggtgTGTCTAATAGCAGCTCCTGCTTTGCTATTtagcacagcagaggatcccctTCCGAGTAACAATGTGTTAAATAGAAAGAGAAAACAGTATATTTATGTTAATGtgagaactttttccaaaaaaggaaatgtgacattttttgtggaaaactaaaaagaaagaaatgtgacattttttggtgaaaagctaaaaagaaaagtgtgatgCAAGGAGTATAAAATTTAGTCTAGAGTGCAATGATTTAAGTAATAACACGTAgtaatgtactccctctgtccacgaTTTAAAGAGcccttttgccattttggtttgtccacgatttatagaaccatttGCTCTATTCTACTTTTAgtatatggaccccacattccaccaactttttacactcacaatccaatataaaactaatactttaaatgggtcccacattccactcactttctttctttacttttcttcacaaagtcaaacaatttcttaaaactcgtgtcgagtcAAAAAggttctttaaatggtggacggaaggagtatgaaGAAACAATAATGTATGAATAATTCTGCAAGCTGTGAGACAAACTCCAAAAGCCAATCTGGTTAGGCATAAAAAAACAAGGCAAAAATgcaatattcaataaataagGAGACAATCTGGTTAAGTACAACATTGATACCCATAGAGAAGGCATTGAAGTACCGTCAATGAGCTCgttattttgtttttccttttgtttATCACAATTTCCAGATTCAAGGTGACGCAATTCACCACATTGATAAGGCCATTTTCATGCATAGTTTTAATGGGTGAAACACACGCCACTTGATCAATTAATGCGTGAATTTAGCTTAAAGTGTGCAGTAATGCCACTGGATCAAGGCAGATTAGATCAAACTGGTCAAGCAGCGGCCAGAGCAGAAAATGAAGAAATGTCGCTGGACTGAAGAGGGAGTTGATCAAGCAAAGTGAGGAGCATGGGACCACCTTTTCGCGCCCAATTGAAGTCTCCAGATTTGATGGGTACAAAAGATAATTCAACAAAGATTTGTCGGATCTTGGACGACTGCCTATAAAAGGAGGAGGGGTCACACCTCTGAAGAGATCGGTTACGCTTGGAATTTCCATTTTATATTCAGTTTTTGTTTTCGAGAGTTCTCTTAGTTTTAGCTCACTCTAGATAATTTTCCGAGAATTAGAAGACAAAGACGAAGATCAATCCATTGCCATCCTGGAGCTGTTCATCATTTCCGTCACCGCACATCCACTGATTGTCGTCTCGTGATTTTAGTTTACAGTTTTTCTACTTGTACTCCCAGTTGAATTTCGATCTACTTTCGTTCTGTAACTTGATTTCCGAATTCATCGGTTGATTTCATTAACTGAAGCATTTTACGATTGAGTTTTATTTTCCGAGTTGGTCTTACAGTTTAAATCTGAGTTTGCAAGTTGTTCAGCATAGATCTGTTAGTAGTTATGTACGTTTTGATGGGAGAAATCTTTGGATTTGATGTTTGTATTCGTTTGGTGTTTGCTACGCATGTTTCTGATGATTCGTCGTGATCAATTAGCTTAGATATTTGCGATTGGATCTATTAGTCTGATGTTTTCTGGTTAAGAGTGCGTGTTTGTTTGCCGTCATTCACATGTTTTCTGCATGTTCAGTTCGTTTCACTTGATCAGGTTAATTTTCTCTACGTCGCTGTTGTCTTTGTCGTCTACTTGATCAAATAGCATAGCTTTACTTTACCGCCTAGCtcaaaattttagttttaaaatgCAGCTAATTTTTTCACTATATCTCAAAAGTTTGTTAACACATTCAACCCTGCACTTACCATTTTACTCGTTAATTTGAGTGTTCTGAAGTTGAGGgtaaatataaattttgttgAAAAGCTTAGGGATAGATACGTGCTCAAATCACACAAACGACACTTGCACACTTCTTTTGCCCCTTCCACACATTTACCACACATAGGCGAGGTTTGCTTTAACAACTTCTCAGCCTTCATTTTATCCACACCAAACAGCTTGAAGAGCTACTTAACGAACCTTTGGTCTTTTCACTGGTGATGGTGTCTGAACTTCAACAAGATCTTCAACAACAGCAGGCTTctcaacaaaataaaaatcttCAATTTTCTTTTGCTTCTTAGATGATGACAATCCTGAGTATCTTCCGAAAAGACTTTGCTCAAGCTCTTCATTTCCAGCTGCAAATAACAGAAACAAATTTCAGCAACCTTATGCCATATGTAATGCATAATAGAGTAATTTGACACTTTTGATTTTGTAGGCCGTAACAGAGCATAGCAAAAATCACTAAATACTATCGAATCATTAATAAGTTCTTTACTACTATAAAAATCACTGAATCAATGAAGCTAATCTGCAATGAATCACAAACAAATTGAGTCAATACTGAgttcataataaataaaataaatgaaaccGAAACGCTAAGCTGAAATGAATCGCCAACAAATTGAACAAATAATGAGTTCATGGCGAAATTCATAAAAACCAGCAAATTTTAGTGATCTAAACACCTACAAAATTAATCGCCCCCAACATGCAAAATGCTCACCTTTTGGAAAATATATGAATCAACATTATTAATTGAGAAGCCTGCTAAAATAGTCTTCAATTATGAATAGTAAAAAAGAGTATGAAACAGAATCAATGCAGAATCGTGTGAATATGGAATTGCGAAGCAAGATTGAAGAACAAATGGATTGAGATTGGGTTGACATGACGGAAACTGGAGGAAGATTTTGTTGAATGAATTGCAGAATCGCGCGAATGAATTTCACATTGTTACagaacaaaagataaaaatcaTAATCCACAATAATAGACTTctcttcaaaatattttttcaatatttaatgaaataatattaaCTAGAAAATAAAACTACTCACCAATAACATTGACAAGGCAAAAATCATTTTAACAACAGCAACTAAAATAAATGATTTCTACGAAAACCGAAATGAATTAACTCTAATCATGCATATATTAAGTTGGCCACCGAGGTAGTTTCATGGCATAACATAATCTTGCTTACCGGTGGTGGTCATTTGTACTGCTACCTTCTCATCTAGTATCTGCGGGTGCGCCTCCCAGAAGCCTGTCTCGATTATGTTGCAATGTCCTACAACTATCCTGCCAGTAGCAACTTCTTCATTGTCCACCAGCTTCGACTCCTACATAAACACAGGCCTACAAGTTAGACTTGATGCCAGAGACAATTAGTAATCAAATGATGTTTCTGAAGCAGAGAGAGCCTTCACTTTGTCCCAGAAAACGGACGAACCCAGGCAGAACATAGGCGGCAATGATTTGTAATAGTTGGGAACTCCAGTGAGTCTATCAAGAAGTTCATTTTTCTCCAGAGTTTGAGTCCGCTGCAAATTAGAGATATGAACACTAAGGTATAAGAAAAGGTTCAAAATGGAGTGAGTATAGTCGAAACCTCAAACAGACACGAATAATCTGTGTGATCATTATTAATCATCacaatatcattttatacatcCGGAAACTATCTAAAGGACTGACTACCTTCAAATAAATTTGTGCTTCGCTCTTGCTCTTTCCGGACTTCACAAGCAACCAGAAGCAAGTATTGTATTGATTGTTGATGTGACCTGCAAATCGGGAGTAATGATTGTACCATAGATCTTTTTATTGGTATACATGGATgactttataatttttttatacatacatTAGTAATGGAGCTTCTATTTAATTAGAGAATTTATAGCAGAAATATGATTGAGGGATTGACAAACTAAGCTTACAATCAACTTGTCTCCATGCTAGATAATCTTTGACGATCTCACTGGATGGGTAGCAAACAGCACGGCCATCAAAATATGGTAGGTGTTCCATCTCTTTCTGGGGGAAAAACTCATTCCATCTCATCATGTACGTTGAAGTGAAGACAGATACTACAGCAGAAACTATATCACTGCACCACAAGTGAAGCTATTTTAAACTACATATACGATAATCAAACAGAGGCAACAAGATCGTAATAGAAGAAATACCATACCTGGCACATCTTTGATAAAGCTGGGAGTACTTATTCAAAACAAAGCTGGCGAGAAAGTACCAAATAACTTGtcaaacacatacacacataGTTAAAAAGAGATGATGTGGAAACTGATTTATGACCTGTACTCATCACTAACACCGTAAGCAAAAACGATGTCCCTAAAATCTTCCAGTACAGCAACTGCACATGTATTCATTAGATTGAGAGCTTGTGCATCATTTGGCTTCTCAAATTCATGAACTTCAGAAAACCTACCATAATCCCAAACAAATTAGAGCCACTGAGTGCTATTGTCTGACCCAGTTTGGAGCTCCAATTGAAGTAACTAGTTACCTGTGGAAATGACAACCATCAATGCGAACAACAATCCAGGTGCACAACATCAATCTGCTCTCGTGTAGGAAAGATTTGATGTCCTCAGGTGTAGTTTTGTTCAACTCTTCACGAAATTGTGCCAGCTCACCTTTCGATAAACACCCATTTTCACTCCAAAATCTTTTTGATGCAATATTTGCCGAGTTAACTGTTAAAAATTTCCTCCCACATCTTTTGACATGGGAGTCATCAATATACTCCACCTAGTCACAAAAAGAGATAGTTTAACTAGTGTAAGTTGTAACACAAAAATCGAGCCATTCTGCTCATTTGAAAATAAACAAGCACAAAGCCGTAATATTAACAATTACCTTTGTCTTGAGAATGCATGTACCATGGCAAAACATCTCCGGGATATCTTGCTTGTAATTAATGTTAAAACACTGGTAAAGAAATTCATTTTTGTCTTGTTTAAGAGATCCCTGGAGCCACATTTCCACTTAAATGTaccatttcaaaatttcaagagataaatacacaatacaaaaaaattgagaataGAGAAAGTCAAACAGTCTAAAGTTTACCCTCAAAGTGGCTTGTGCTTCCTCTTTACTCTTTCCACTTTTAATCAGTTGCCAAAGACAAGTATCATACACATTATTTGTGTGACCTGCCAAAAGGataataaatttcaattttctacATAGCATGACCCGAGAATTATATATAGTTGAATGACAGCATTACAACATAAACAGGTGCCATTTGCCTGACAATATCTAGAAATTAATCACGTAAATTTGCACGCAAAATTTACTTACATTCATCTTGTCGCCATAAAATATATGCTTGAAGATCATCACAGCAAATAACTTGAGCCCGAAATGAAGGGACATATTTCAACTCTTTCTGAGGAAAAAGAGCCCTCCACTTGGAAACATAAGCGGATGTAAATAAAGACACAATAACAGAGCTTATCTTGCTGCAAAGTATACTTTTAGTCAGCAATCGTGATACTCATGATCTTGTATCATGCTTCacaataaaatagaataaataaaacttaaaatttttatattctaAGTTCAAAATTTAGTATTCAGGGAGATCAAAGTCAAAGACACAGACTTTATTGTAATAACACAAAAAAACATGGAATATTGTAAATGAAACATCAATAAAGATCCCATCTTTTAGAAGTAAAAATTGTTTAGAATTTACCTGCTGCGCCGCTTGTAGAACTTGGTTTTCTTTTGGAATATGAAACTACAAACAACCAAATAAAAGTTTCATAGACCAAACAATGGAAGGAAAGAGATTTGTGTGTAAGATATGTTGTTGACTACCTGTGCTCACCAGCGCAACCATACGAGAATATAACATCTGGAAACTGCTCCATAACAGCAATGGCACACTCGTTCATTAACTCTAATGCTTTCACGTCATTTGGTTTCTCAAACTCATGCACTTCAGAAAACCTATATGATAGGACTTATTATCTTGAAGAAGTGTGTAAACTTGTTTACAGACTATGCTTCAAAACATACCTGCAGAAACCACGGGCATGAACATAGATGATGATGGTGTAGGGCCGCATGATCACATCCTGCACCTCAAATGACTTCACATATTCGTATTTGCTATTCGCCATTTCACTAAATTGCACTGGAAAGAAGGGCGGCAAACACAGTAGCGGCTAAGGTTTTgatcaaatttaaatcatataaacAAGATAATATCCAATCACATCTAGTATAGAACTAGAGGAAAATAACAATTCCAGTAAATCCCCcaaaataaagaagaaattcTCGGTTTATCATATTTTCCTACCAATTAAAGTATAGAAACAGCAAGGATTCGAATTCTTCACTTTAACATAGAAATTGGATTTGATTCATGCCAATAACCCAAAAGGAAACAAGCAAGATAAATGTCTACCTTGTAAAAATTGAGAAGGAGATATGGCCGTCGGAGAGATGAACAAAAAACGACTAATTTGCAGTCGCGGCTGGTTTCGCCGCTTCACTAAATTGAGGGAAGAGAGATTAGGGTTTTCTCCACTCCTTCGCCTTCGTATCTTTATACAATTCTTTCATTTTAATAGGTTATTgcacaatttattattttaggagtttcatttatttttttactaccAGTGTTAGCACCACGGACCAAAGAATTTTTCTGCTAAtgaatacaaattaaaaataatttaaaaaattatcgTTATATACACGTTATAAAAAAGGAAGAATGATCCTCGTAGTCTAAAAAATCTATAcgaaacaaaatttaatacattTGTAATTtgtgagaagaaataaaattacTCATGCAACttacattttcaataaataatgtcTAGTTCATAAGTTATGGGGAGAAAAAACATACATTTTCATAAGTAGAAACAAATAACGAACAAAaagttcataagttttgaaacacttctttgtaaacaacattaacaTTGGAATCACCACTGATATCGTCTTCATCTCTACAAACTAAAATCTTCAAACATTTATGACTtgtgattttatttgttattataTACAAAGAGTACGATTACGACATAGAATTATTTTGTACAATTTTATCTGATGAATGCCATCACCCAAACATTATCATTTtgtgtaattaattttttaacgTTTCttgaatatataatatatagttatATGCAAGTTTAGGGAATTTGTTTATGATTTtctctaaaattataaaattatacaaAAATTTTATAATGCTATCTTAATAACAACCAATAAGAAAAAACCAAATGtctcaattgaaaaaaaaaacttaaattgCAACCAATATTATACTCGTATCAAATTGATATTCAACACTACAGGTTTTGATAACTTTGTTAGAGTTTTGTTGTAACACCCCAAGTTTTCGTACACGGATtcggagtataaaaaaaatttggacgaAGAGATATTTGGAATCAAAgtgcaaataaattaattcaaggATAAAGGTA comes from the Salvia splendens isolate huo1 unplaced genomic scaffold, SspV2 ctg230, whole genome shotgun sequence genome and includes:
- the LOC121789395 gene encoding tRNA(His) guanylyltransferase 2-like, which encodes MANSKYEYVKSFEVQDVIMRPYTIIIYVHARGFCRFSEVHEFEKPNDVKALELMNECAIAVMEQFPDVIFSYGCAGEHSFIFQKKTKFYKRRSSKISSVIVSLFTSAYVSKWRALFPQKELKYVPSFRAQVICCDDLQAYILWRQDECHTNNVYDTCLWQLIKSGKSKEEAQATLRGSLKQDKNEFLYQCFNINYKQDIPEMFCHGTCILKTKVEYIDDSHVKRCGRKFLTVNSANIASKRFWSENGCLSKGELAQFREELNKTTPEDIKSFLHESRLMLCTWIVVRIDGCHFHRFSEVHEFEKPNDAQALNLMNTCAVAVLEDFRDIVFAYGVSDEYSFVLNKYSQLYQRCASDIVSAVVSVFTSTYMMRWNEFFPQKEMEHLPYFDGRAVCYPSSEIVKDYLAWRQVDCHINNQYNTCFWLLVKSGKSKSEAQIYLKRTQTLEKNELLDRLTGVPNYYKSLPPMFCLGSSVFWDKESKLVDNEEVATGRIVVGHCNIIETGFWEAHPQILDEKVAVQMTTTAGNEELEQSLFGRYSGLSSSKKQKKIEDFYFVEKPAVVEDLVEVQTPSPVKRPKVR